A region from the Capra hircus breed San Clemente chromosome 9, ASM170441v1, whole genome shotgun sequence genome encodes:
- the FBXO30 gene encoding F-box only protein 30: MEEELQHSHCVNCVSRRCMTRPEPGISCDLIGCPLVCGAVFHGCKADEHRLLCPFERVPCLNSDFGCPFTMARNKVAEHLEMCPASVVCCTMEWNRWPVSYADRKSYENLSRDVDEVAQLDMALALQDQRMLLESLKVATMMSKATDKVSEPREQISVKPSVSEIPHTNGLVSVDEESYGALYQATVETTRSLAAALDILNTATRDIGMLSTSLCASPNEMNEEQNARESLQNRNPKDQDHLYEDEMGAVGGIDHKDTSQSAQLEQNGSSDLLCDLDASSYGTPALCNGFPLEDICAQVIEQNQDLRTDSKQSNLTNGECVASDGSSEPSSSLLVAAQIREVIPPDALPNGTVQHILMPDDDEDLCWKKVDLGDLRNVDVLSFSHPPSFKFLSNSCWSKPKEDKAVDTSDLEVAEDPMGLQGIDLITAALLFCLGDSPGGRGISDSRMADVYHVDFGTQTFSLPSAILATNTMVGEIASASACDHANPQLSNPSPFQTLGLDLVLECVARYQPKQRPMFTFVCGQLFRRKEFSSHFKNVHGDIHAGLNGWMEQRCPLAYYGCTYSQRRFCPSTQGAKIIHDHHLRSFGVQPSVSTVLVEPARNCVLGLHSDHLSSLPFEVLQHIAGFLDGFSLCQLSCVSKLMRDVCGSLLQSRGMVILQWGKKKYPEGNSSWQIKEKVWRFSTAFCSVDEWKFADILSMADHLKKCSYNIVEKREEAIPLPCMCVTRELTKEGRSLRSVLKPVL, translated from the exons ATGGAGGAAGAGCTGCAGCATTCGCACTGCGTTAATTGTGTCAGTAGACGATGTATGACAAGACCAGAGCCTGGGATTTCCTGTGACTTGATTGGTTGTCCATTGGTTTGTGGAGCAGTTTTCCATGGATGTAAGGCTGATGAGCATCGACTTCTATGTCCATTTGAACGAGTGCCTTGCTTAAATAGTGACTTTGGATGTCCATTTACAATGGCTCGAAATAAAGTTGCTGAACATCTAGAAATGTGTCCTGCAAGTGTGGTGTGCTGTACGATGGAATGGAACCGATGGCCAGTTAGTTATGCAGACCGGAAATCATATGAAAATCTAAGCAGAGATGTTGATGAAGTGGCACAATTAGATATGGCCTTGGCCCTTCAAGACCAACGGATGCTCTTAGAATCTCTTAAAGTAGCCACCATGATGTCAAAAGCAACTGATAAAGTGTCAGAACCTAGAGAACAGATCTCAGTTAAACCAAGTGTCTCAGAAATACCACATACTAATGGTTTGGTGTCTGTTGATGAAGAATCTTATGGTGCACTGTATCAAGCTACTGTTGAAACAACCCGAAGTTTGGCTGCTGCTTTAGATATTCTGAATACTGCTACAAGAGACATTGGCATGTTAAGTACGAGTCTTTGTGCTTCcccaaatgaaatgaatgaagagCAAAATGCCAGAGAAAGCTTACAGAATAGAAACCCGAAAGACCAGGACCATCTTTATGAGGATGAGATGGGAGCAGTAGGTGGGATTGACCATAAGGACACAAGTCAGAGTGCCCAGTTGGAACAAAATGGCTCAAGTGATTTATTGTGTGACTTGGATGCCAGTTCTTATGGCACTCCTGCTCTTTGTAATGGCTTTCCTTTGGAAGATATATGTGCACAGGTCATTGAGCAGAACCAGGATTTACGTACTGACTCAAAACAAAGTAACTTAACAAATGGAGAATGTGTAGCATCAGATGGCTCTTCAGAACCTTCTAGTTCACTTTTAGTAGCAGCACAAATTAGGGAAGTAATACCACCTGATGCTTTGCCTAATGGCACAGTTCAGCATATCCTCATGCCAGATGATGATGAAGACTTGTGTTGGAAAAAGGTAGACTTAGGGGACCTACGGAATGTGGATGTCTTATCTTTCAGTCACCCTCCTTCATTCAAATTTCTTTCGAATTCATGTTGGTCTAAACCAAAGGAAGATAAAGCAGTAGATACATCAGATTTGGAAGTTGCGGAAGATCCAATGGGTCTCCAGGGAATAGATCTAATCACAGCAGCATTACTGTTTTGTCTAGGAGATTCTCCAGGTGGAAGAGGTATATCTGATAGTCGAATGGCTGATGTTTATCACGTTGACTTTGGGACTCAGACTTTTTCACTTCCATCTGCCATTTTAGCTACAAATACAATGGTTGGGGaaatagcttcagcttcagcttgtGATCATGCCAACCCACAGCTTTCAAATCCAAGCCCTTTTCAGACACTGGGGCTGGACTTAGTATTGGAATGTGTTGCTAGGTACCAGCCCAAGCAGCGTCCAATGTTTACATTTGTTTGTGGACAattatttagaagaaaagaatTTTCATCGCATTTTAAGAATGTGCATGGTGACATTCATGCTGGACTCAATGGCTGGATGGAACAGAGGTGTCCTCTAGCATATTATGGTTGTACCTATTCACAGCGTAGATTTTGTCCGTCAACACAAGGAGCAAAGATTATACATGATCACCATTTGCGGTCATTTGGAGTTCAGCCGTCTGTATCCACAGTGTTAGTAGAGCCTGCTAGAAACTGTGTGCTGGGTTTACATAGTGACCATCTAAGTAGTCTTCCTTTTGAAGTCCTGCAACATATTGCAGGGTTTCTCGATGGCTTCAGCTTATGCCAGCTCTCATGTGTATCCAAGTTAATGAGGGATGTATGTGGCAGTCTTCTCCAGTCTCGCGGAATGGTCATACTTCAGTGGGGGAAAAAGAAGTATCCAGAAGGAAATTCGTCATGGCAGATCAAAGAAAAG GTATGGCGATTCAGTACCGCATTTTGTTCTGTCGATGAATGGAAGTTTGCTGACATCCTGAGCATGGCTGACCACCTGAAGAAGTGCAGTTACAACATTGTAGAGAAGCGGGAGGAAGCGATCCCACTGCCGTGTATGTGCGTGACGCGAGAACTCACTAAAGAGGGACGTTCACTTCGCTCAGTTTTAAAACCTgtactttaa